From Streptomyces sp. NBC_01460, a single genomic window includes:
- a CDS encoding ABC transporter permease, which yields MSLSTDDRRAQESRTPPVTTRAGGARPVTARMPLRHRLRRDRTLLLMTLPAMLLLLVFAYIPLAGNIVAFQDYDPYVADNAFEAIAQSPWVGFEWFQQMVNDRLFWSALWNTLTIFLLQLTLFFPVPILLALFINSFVRPRVRAVAQAILYLPHFFSWVLVVTVFQQMFGGAGLIAQTLRENGHEGFDLMTDPGLFKFLITFEMIWKDAGWGVIVFLAALAAVSPDLYEASAMDGANRWRRMWHITLPALRPVVALLLVLQVGSALTVGFEQILLQRTAVGPGASEVLDTYVWNVGITNGGFSYAAAVGIVKGIFGLLLVLGANKVAHLMGEQGVYKK from the coding sequence ATGTCACTGAGCACAGACGACCGGCGCGCGCAGGAGTCACGGACGCCGCCGGTCACGACACGGGCGGGCGGCGCACGGCCGGTGACCGCGCGCATGCCGCTGCGGCACCGGCTGCGCCGGGACCGCACACTCCTGCTGATGACCCTGCCGGCGATGCTGCTGCTGCTGGTCTTCGCTTACATCCCGCTGGCCGGCAACATCGTCGCCTTCCAGGACTACGACCCGTACGTCGCGGACAACGCCTTCGAGGCGATCGCGCAGAGCCCCTGGGTCGGGTTCGAGTGGTTCCAGCAGATGGTGAACGACCGGCTGTTCTGGTCGGCGCTGTGGAACACGCTGACGATCTTCCTCCTTCAGCTGACGCTGTTCTTCCCGGTGCCGATCCTGCTCGCGCTGTTCATCAACAGCTTCGTGCGGCCCCGGGTGCGGGCGGTGGCGCAGGCGATCCTCTACCTGCCCCACTTCTTCTCCTGGGTCCTGGTCGTCACGGTGTTCCAGCAGATGTTCGGCGGGGCCGGGCTCATCGCCCAGACGCTGCGGGAGAACGGCCACGAGGGCTTCGACCTCATGACCGACCCCGGTCTGTTCAAGTTCCTGATCACCTTCGAGATGATCTGGAAGGACGCCGGCTGGGGCGTCATCGTCTTCCTCGCCGCCCTGGCGGCGGTCAGCCCGGACCTCTACGAGGCGAGCGCCATGGACGGCGCGAACCGCTGGCGGCGCATGTGGCACATCACGCTGCCCGCCCTGCGCCCCGTCGTGGCCCTGTTGCTGGTGCTCCAGGTGGGCAGCGCCCTGACCGTCGGCTTCGAGCAGATCCTGCTCCAGCGCACGGCGGTCGGTCCGGGTGCCTCCGAGGTGCTCGACACGTACGTCTGGAACGTCGGTATCACCAACGGCGGGTTCAGCTACGCGGCGGCCGTCGGGATCGTCAAGGGAATCTTCGGTCTGCTGCTGGTCCTCGGGGCCAACAAGGTCGCCCATCTCATGGGTGAGCAGGGGGTGTACAAGAAATGA
- a CDS encoding extracellular solute-binding protein, whose translation MTPNSPSAPSRRRFLASSVVVAAAVGGGMPLLAACGGGSGGSKNEGTTTGKKLQDILPTFVPSKAVTGDIPAKNGSAVGFTTALPAAQLAVSVPKKLGKGSELSIMAPLWGTSPGEGNPYWTAMDEAVGVKVKWQNQDGNVYGQKLGAVLASSSIPDAVVVPGWELGGKIPSAIANKFADLGPYLSGDKVKDYPNLAAIPTGAWQRGVFAEKLRGLPMPAESTPNITPFYRADIFEEKGYEVPTTTQEFYDLCKEINAPKSKVWACSDMTWSAFVFFGVLPEKPYYWKLVDGKLVNRYETPEYLEALEWSRSLYSAGFVHPDAKAETGDMRTTFSSGNALMYNADISDWYAATAIQRLDKPEFRMGAMDFFAHDGGAPVIYEAAPSNIWCFVNKNADKKTIEDILALANYTAAPYGTKEQRLKAYGIEGTHHTLKDGVLVKTEQGNNQVFATYEYVASPAPFRAYPDHPDVVKGVIEWQQRQGAHLKKPLFHGMQIQEPTRFTELNAQFEDLEKDIVRGRKKVGDMQQQVSDWKTRGGDKLRDWYKKLLDETGESAS comes from the coding sequence ATGACGCCGAACTCCCCCTCCGCCCCCAGCCGGAGACGATTCCTCGCCTCCTCCGTGGTCGTCGCGGCAGCCGTGGGCGGCGGGATGCCGCTCCTCGCCGCCTGCGGCGGTGGTTCCGGTGGTTCGAAGAACGAGGGCACGACCACGGGCAAGAAGCTGCAGGACATCCTCCCGACCTTCGTGCCGTCCAAGGCGGTCACCGGGGACATCCCCGCGAAGAACGGCTCCGCCGTCGGTTTCACCACCGCGCTCCCGGCCGCCCAACTGGCCGTGTCGGTACCGAAGAAGCTGGGCAAGGGCAGTGAGCTGAGCATCATGGCGCCGCTGTGGGGCACCTCGCCCGGTGAGGGGAACCCGTACTGGACGGCGATGGACGAAGCGGTCGGCGTCAAGGTCAAGTGGCAGAACCAGGACGGCAACGTCTACGGCCAGAAACTCGGCGCGGTGCTCGCCTCCAGCAGCATCCCTGACGCCGTCGTCGTCCCCGGCTGGGAACTGGGCGGCAAGATACCGAGCGCCATCGCCAACAAGTTCGCCGACCTGGGCCCCTACCTCTCGGGCGACAAGGTCAAGGACTACCCGAACCTCGCGGCCATCCCCACGGGCGCCTGGCAGCGCGGCGTCTTCGCAGAGAAGCTGCGCGGCCTGCCCATGCCCGCCGAGTCGACGCCCAACATCACCCCCTTCTACCGCGCGGACATCTTCGAGGAGAAGGGTTACGAGGTCCCGACCACCACGCAGGAGTTCTACGACCTCTGCAAGGAGATCAACGCCCCGAAGAGCAAGGTGTGGGCGTGCAGCGACATGACGTGGTCGGCGTTCGTCTTCTTCGGGGTGCTGCCGGAGAAGCCGTACTACTGGAAGCTCGTCGACGGCAAGCTGGTCAACCGCTACGAGACCCCGGAGTACCTCGAGGCGCTGGAGTGGTCGCGTTCGCTGTACTCGGCGGGCTTCGTCCACCCGGATGCCAAGGCCGAGACGGGTGACATGCGCACCACGTTCTCCTCCGGCAACGCCCTCATGTACAACGCGGACATCTCCGACTGGTACGCCGCGACAGCGATCCAGCGGCTGGACAAGCCGGAGTTCCGGATGGGCGCGATGGACTTCTTCGCCCACGACGGCGGCGCGCCGGTGATCTACGAGGCCGCGCCCTCCAACATCTGGTGCTTCGTCAACAAGAACGCGGACAAGAAGACGATCGAGGACATCCTCGCCCTCGCCAACTACACGGCGGCCCCTTACGGCACCAAGGAGCAGCGTCTGAAGGCGTACGGGATCGAGGGCACCCACCACACGCTCAAGGACGGCGTCCTCGTCAAGACGGAGCAGGGCAACAACCAGGTCTTCGCCACCTACGAGTACGTGGCGTCCCCCGCCCCCTTCCGCGCCTACCCCGACCACCCGGACGTGGTGAAGGGCGTGATCGAGTGGCAGCAGCGCCAGGGCGCGCACCTGAAGAAGCCGCTCTTCCACGGCATGCAGATCCAGGAGCCCACCCGCTTCACCGAACTCAACGCGCAGTTCGAGGACCTGGAGAAGGACATCGTGCGCGGGCGCAAGAAGGTCGGCGACATGCAGCAGCAGGTCTCCGACTGGAAGACCAGGGGCGGCGACAAGCTTCGCGACTGGTACAAGAAGCTGCTCGACGAGACCGGTGAGTCGGCCTCCTGA
- a CDS encoding glycoside hydrolase family 3 C-terminal domain-containing protein: MTDHPLPFRDPQLSFSLRADDLLGRLTLDERIAMLHQFAPAVERLGVGPFRTGQEALHGVAWMGPATVFPQAVGLGATWNDDLVRRVGEAVGDEVRTKRAQDDRVGLNVWAPTVNLLRHPLWGRGEEGYSEDPALTSAIAVAYTRGLRGDDPHYWRTAPVLKHWLAHNNETDRDTASSSVRPRVLHEYDLRAFRDAVRAGAVAGVMPAYNLVNGRPNHVSPLLEQHLRSWTDQPLVVCSDAGAPSNLVDSEHYFDTHEEATAASLKAGVDSFTDHGTDSTVMTGRIRDALAKGLIDEGDIDTAVHRLLSMRFALGEFDPELDPYAGVDALDTEEHRALALEAAEQAVVLLRNDGLLPLEPKRDRTVAVVGLLGDACKLDWYSGTLMHRSTPLDGIRERYGADNVLYAEGVDRVRLKSSDGWLRVPEAEGPAGGETRGAEGALDPALLAGRTDLPPLTCGEEATELALVDWGDGVLTLRTDEGLYLSVADDGYVRASADEPGGWVVQETFRLEAVEGHDGGHRLLHIGTGGYVSVATDGAKVAESGEKIPGDGATVFEVETVEHGADAVARAAAAADTVIVVAGNDPHINGRETEDRTTLALPAQQDRLWRAAHAANPRTVLVLASAYPYAVVDAAETLPALLWTAHGGQAAGTALARVLAGDVSPAGRLPQTWYAGDDDLPGLFDYDIIGSRQTYLYFDGTPLYPFGHGLAYADFTHTALRAEVDGERLRVSWTVTNEGGTAGDEVPQLYVRAARPGETGPPPEGLGRRLGGLGEPLDLPLRKLVGHRRVHLSAGAVERVEFDVSVEELGHWSVAHGRWTVEPGAYEVLAGASSADIRLTATVLVDGEAQGPRRLVTRGLEAADFDRQRGTEIVDRTRTEGDAVTPASADSEAQLVYRACDFGAGVDGLRFLVSGEGSITVSAGGHSTGITFPGTGGRHDYRVLDAALGLSGVQDLRVGLKGSVRLARIDVVTGKESE, from the coding sequence GTGACGGACCATCCGCTTCCCTTCCGCGACCCGCAGCTGTCCTTCTCCCTGCGCGCCGACGATCTGCTCGGGCGGCTCACGCTCGACGAGCGGATCGCGATGCTGCACCAGTTCGCCCCCGCGGTGGAGCGGCTGGGCGTCGGTCCGTTCCGTACCGGGCAGGAAGCCCTCCACGGGGTCGCCTGGATGGGGCCCGCCACCGTCTTCCCGCAGGCCGTCGGGCTCGGCGCCACCTGGAACGACGATCTCGTCCGCAGGGTCGGCGAGGCCGTCGGCGACGAGGTGCGGACCAAGCGCGCCCAGGACGACCGCGTCGGGCTCAACGTCTGGGCCCCGACGGTCAACCTGCTGCGCCACCCCCTGTGGGGCCGCGGCGAGGAGGGGTACTCCGAGGACCCGGCGCTGACCTCCGCCATCGCCGTCGCGTACACCCGGGGACTGCGCGGGGACGACCCGCACTACTGGCGCACCGCCCCCGTGCTCAAGCACTGGCTCGCGCACAACAACGAGACCGACCGGGACACCGCGTCCTCCTCGGTCCGGCCGCGCGTCCTCCACGAGTACGACCTGCGGGCCTTCCGCGACGCGGTGCGCGCCGGAGCGGTGGCCGGAGTGATGCCCGCCTACAACCTCGTCAACGGCCGTCCCAACCACGTCTCCCCGCTCCTGGAGCAGCACCTGCGGAGCTGGACCGACCAGCCCCTCGTCGTCTGCTCGGACGCGGGCGCGCCCTCCAACCTGGTCGACTCCGAGCACTACTTCGACACCCACGAGGAGGCCACCGCCGCCTCGCTGAAGGCGGGTGTCGACAGCTTCACCGACCACGGCACGGACTCCACCGTCATGACCGGCCGCATCCGCGACGCGCTCGCGAAGGGCCTCATCGACGAGGGCGACATCGACACGGCGGTCCACCGGCTGCTCTCCATGCGCTTCGCGCTCGGCGAGTTCGACCCGGAACTCGACCCGTACGCGGGCGTGGACGCCCTGGACACCGAGGAGCACCGGGCACTGGCCCTGGAAGCCGCGGAACAGGCCGTCGTCCTGCTGAGGAACGACGGCCTGCTGCCGCTGGAGCCGAAGCGCGACCGCACCGTCGCCGTGGTCGGACTCCTCGGCGACGCCTGCAAGCTCGACTGGTACAGCGGCACGCTCATGCACCGCTCGACGCCGCTCGACGGGATCCGCGAGCGCTACGGAGCCGACAACGTCCTGTACGCGGAAGGTGTGGACCGGGTCCGGCTGAAGAGCTCCGACGGCTGGCTCCGGGTGCCCGAGGCCGAGGGTCCGGCGGGCGGCGAGACCCGTGGCGCCGAGGGCGCCCTCGACCCGGCACTCCTGGCCGGCCGCACCGACCTGCCTCCGCTGACCTGCGGCGAGGAGGCCACCGAGCTGGCCCTCGTCGACTGGGGCGACGGAGTCCTCACCCTGCGGACCGACGAGGGGCTGTACCTCTCGGTCGCCGACGACGGATACGTCAGGGCGTCGGCCGACGAGCCGGGCGGCTGGGTCGTCCAGGAGACGTTCCGCCTGGAAGCGGTGGAGGGACACGACGGTGGGCACCGCCTTCTGCACATCGGGACGGGTGGATACGTGTCTGTCGCCACCGACGGCGCGAAGGTTGCCGAGTCCGGCGAGAAGATTCCCGGCGACGGCGCGACCGTCTTCGAGGTGGAGACCGTCGAGCACGGCGCGGACGCCGTGGCCAGGGCCGCCGCGGCAGCCGACACGGTGATCGTCGTCGCCGGGAACGACCCCCACATCAACGGCCGAGAGACCGAGGACCGCACGACCCTCGCCCTCCCCGCCCAGCAGGACCGGCTGTGGCGCGCCGCGCACGCCGCCAACCCGCGTACCGTCCTGGTCCTGGCATCGGCCTACCCGTACGCCGTCGTCGACGCGGCGGAGACGCTGCCGGCCCTGCTCTGGACGGCCCACGGCGGCCAGGCGGCGGGCACCGCGCTCGCACGGGTGCTCGCCGGCGACGTCTCCCCGGCCGGCCGGCTCCCGCAGACCTGGTACGCGGGCGACGACGACCTTCCCGGCCTCTTCGACTACGACATCATCGGCTCCCGGCAGACCTACCTCTACTTCGACGGCACTCCGCTCTACCCCTTCGGACACGGCCTGGCCTACGCCGACTTCACCCACACCGCGCTGCGGGCGGAGGTGGACGGGGAGCGGCTCCGGGTGTCCTGGACCGTGACCAACGAGGGCGGGACCGCCGGTGACGAAGTGCCGCAGCTCTACGTCCGTGCGGCCAGGCCCGGCGAGACCGGGCCCCCTCCCGAGGGCCTGGGGCGCCGGCTGGGCGGCCTGGGCGAGCCCCTGGACCTGCCGTTGCGCAAGCTGGTCGGCCACCGCCGGGTGCACCTCTCGGCCGGAGCGGTGGAGCGCGTCGAATTCGACGTATCCGTAGAGGAGTTGGGCCACTGGAGTGTGGCGCACGGCCGATGGACCGTCGAGCCGGGGGCGTACGAGGTACTCGCGGGCGCGTCGAGCGCCGACATCCGGCTCACCGCCACGGTGCTGGTCGACGGGGAGGCGCAGGGCCCGCGCCGGCTGGTGACCCGAGGTCTGGAGGCCGCCGACTTCGACCGTCAGCGGGGCACCGAGATCGTCGACCGCACCAGGACGGAGGGCGACGCCGTCACGCCCGCCTCCGCCGACAGCGAGGCGCAGCTCGTCTACAGGGCGTGCGACTTCGGCGCGGGTGTGGACGGACTGAGGTTCCTGGTCTCGGGCGAGGGAAGCATCACCGTGAGCGCGGGCGGGCACAGCACGGGGATCACGTTCCCCGGCACCGGCGGTCGTCACGACTACCGCGTCCTCGATGCGGCGCTCGGCCTCAGCGGTGTGCAGGACCTGCGGGTCGGGCTCAAGGGATCCGTGCGCCTCGCCCGCATCGACGTCGTCACCGGCAAGGAGTCCGAATGA